From the genome of Gracilibacillus salitolerans, one region includes:
- the cysD gene encoding sulfate adenylyltransferase subunit CysD — protein sequence MDHLTHLDQLEAEAIYIIREVAAECENPVMLYSIGKDSSVMLHLAIKAFYPEKPPFPFMHINTTWKFKEMIDFRDRKAKELGIEMLEHTNQEGVEQGINPFDHGASYTDIMKTQALKQGLDKYGFDAAFGGGRRDEEKSRAKERVFSFRNKNHAWDPKNQKPEMWKLYNTKINKGESMRVFPLSNWTEKDIWQYIRQEEIDIVPLYFAKERPIVERDGNIVMVDDDRLKLEPGEEIQYKKVRFRTLGCYPLTGGVESEADTLDDIIEETLGAVSSERTSRVIDQEAAGSMERRKREGYF from the coding sequence ATGGATCACCTAACCCACCTCGACCAACTCGAGGCAGAAGCAATATACATAATAAGAGAAGTAGCTGCAGAATGCGAAAATCCAGTTATGTTATATTCAATTGGTAAAGACAGTTCTGTTATGTTACATCTTGCAATAAAAGCTTTTTATCCGGAGAAACCTCCATTTCCTTTCATGCATATTAATACAACATGGAAGTTTAAAGAAATGATCGATTTCCGTGATCGTAAAGCAAAAGAATTAGGTATTGAAATGCTAGAACATACCAATCAAGAAGGTGTAGAACAAGGCATTAACCCATTTGATCATGGCGCAAGCTACACGGATATTATGAAGACACAGGCCTTAAAACAAGGTCTTGATAAATACGGTTTTGATGCTGCATTTGGTGGTGGTCGTCGTGACGAGGAAAAATCACGTGCGAAAGAAAGAGTTTTCTCTTTCCGTAACAAGAACCATGCCTGGGATCCGAAGAATCAAAAGCCTGAAATGTGGAAGCTTTATAACACCAAAATTAATAAGGGTGAAAGCATGCGTGTATTTCCTCTTTCTAACTGGACGGAAAAAGATATTTGGCAGTATATCCGTCAGGAAGAAATTGATATTGTGCCATTATACTTTGCGAAAGAGCGTCCAATTGTTGAACGTGATGGCAATATTGTAATGGTGGATGATGATCGTTTGAAGTTAGAACCTGGTGAAGAAATTCAGTATAAGAAAGTTCGCTTTCGTACATTAGGTTGTTACCCTCTTACTGGTGGTGTTGAATCAGAGGCAGATACGTTAGATGATATTATTGAAGAAACGTTAGGTGCGGTTTCTTCTGAACGGACAAGCCGAGTGATTGATCAGGAAGCTGCTGGTAGTATGGAACGTCGTAAGAGAGAGGGGTATTTCTAG
- a CDS encoding sulfotransferase family protein, with protein sequence MSLIKNLSLKYLAAKDESKDTRKIFVLGSGRSGTHLLGYVLDSHHLINATIEKPKIFTMATTIALNKEKKERLLPNLVRKYKIEHAKVAPKHYVDKSHSNIWISEELSSIFPNAKFIGIQREPYSVVASMLKHEGVLRWQKNWSDFPIPNEFLGITTENVSEYESMAPEERAALRWCSHAKKMDELKLSLGNRLMVINYESLVKNPEPCLVNIAKFLELHSPFPPYKMKIESLEKWKHQLSDTQIENIDNVVEKYYYSN encoded by the coding sequence ATGTCACTGATAAAAAACTTAAGCCTTAAATATTTAGCTGCAAAGGATGAATCAAAAGACACAAGAAAAATTTTTGTTTTAGGAAGTGGTCGCTCCGGTACACATCTGTTGGGCTATGTATTAGATAGTCACCACTTAATTAATGCGACAATTGAAAAACCAAAAATTTTTACAATGGCTACAACTATTGCTTTAAATAAGGAAAAAAAAGAGAGATTACTACCGAATTTGGTTCGGAAATATAAAATTGAACATGCAAAAGTAGCTCCTAAACATTATGTTGATAAAAGTCATTCCAATATCTGGATCAGTGAGGAGTTATCTTCTATATTCCCAAATGCAAAATTTATTGGAATACAAAGAGAGCCATATTCTGTTGTTGCAAGTATGTTAAAACATGAAGGAGTTCTACGTTGGCAAAAAAATTGGAGTGATTTCCCTATCCCAAATGAATTTTTAGGTATAACTACTGAAAATGTTTCCGAGTATGAAAGTATGGCGCCAGAAGAAAGAGCTGCATTAAGATGGTGCTCACACGCAAAGAAGATGGATGAACTAAAATTATCATTGGGGAATAGATTAATGGTTATAAATTATGAAAGTTTAGTTAAGAATCCGGAACCATGCTTAGTGAATATTGCAAAATTTTTAGAATTACATTCTCCTTTCCCTCCGTATAAAATGAAAATAGAATCATTAGAAAAGTGGAAACACCAGCTTTCTGACACACAAATAGAAAATATTGATAATGTTGTAGAAAAGTATTACTATTCTAATTAA
- a CDS encoding SLC13 family permease, translating to MTLEMGFVLVVIVVMFVALLLELTRPDMIVFSALVIFVLTGLLTPEEAFKGFSNQGMLTIALLFIVAGAVQKHGLLEQMMKQWLSKSKKVRGSMFRFYLPISLSSAFLNNTPIVVTFTPMIKKWCEERGIAPSKFLIPLSYVTILGGTITVIGTSTNLVVHGMLLDYGLKGFTLFQLAVVGVPVLIIGFIYLFTIGYKLLPHNKGFSEQVKQDSREYIAEMTVSNSFAFINETVEKAGLRELKGLYLVEIIRESERVSPVKSTTIVRAGDRLIFTGLISTIAELQQLKGLQLETGTHLDLDDLKNGDVQLVEAVVSHQSSLLSKSIKQSQFRSRFDAGVLAVHRNNERIKSKIGDIVLKPGDVLLLLTGSDFIRTYQQSNDFYVVSSMETPNHLNENRKKGWFSLIVLITMILAVTLNVLSMFKAMLLAVFIFIITKIISPEEAKKKIQFHVLLLIASAFGVGTAMTKTGLASWMANGLLEIGEPLGIIAILIAVYILTNIFTELITNSAAAVLMLPIGIEMAEVLSLDYMGFAVTIAIAASASFITPIGYQTNLIVYGPGGYTFSDYIKVGTPLSIIVMLITVTIVNVVWF from the coding sequence TTGACACTTGAAATGGGATTTGTATTAGTGGTTATTGTCGTTATGTTTGTAGCTTTGTTATTAGAACTTACTCGTCCTGATATGATAGTGTTTTCTGCTTTAGTAATTTTTGTTTTAACAGGACTATTAACTCCAGAAGAAGCATTTAAAGGCTTTTCAAATCAAGGGATGCTTACGATTGCCTTATTATTTATCGTAGCAGGAGCTGTTCAAAAACATGGTCTACTCGAACAGATGATGAAGCAGTGGTTGAGTAAAAGCAAGAAGGTTAGAGGTTCTATGTTTCGTTTTTATTTACCGATCTCTTTATCGTCTGCCTTTTTGAATAATACCCCAATAGTGGTTACCTTTACGCCAATGATCAAGAAGTGGTGTGAAGAAAGAGGAATCGCCCCCTCTAAATTTTTAATCCCACTATCCTATGTCACTATTTTAGGTGGAACGATTACGGTGATTGGTACATCTACAAACCTAGTCGTTCACGGTATGTTATTAGATTATGGGTTAAAAGGTTTCACCTTATTTCAACTAGCTGTTGTAGGTGTACCTGTTTTGATTATCGGGTTTATCTATTTGTTTACGATCGGTTATAAGTTACTTCCTCATAATAAGGGTTTTAGTGAACAGGTGAAACAGGATAGCCGTGAGTATATCGCAGAAATGACGGTTTCTAATAGTTTTGCTTTTATTAATGAAACAGTGGAAAAAGCGGGTTTACGTGAATTAAAAGGATTATATTTAGTGGAAATTATTCGTGAATCAGAAAGAGTTTCTCCGGTGAAGTCGACAACGATCGTGCGTGCTGGAGATCGACTTATCTTTACCGGATTAATCTCGACGATTGCTGAATTACAACAATTAAAGGGGCTTCAATTAGAAACAGGCACTCATTTAGATTTGGATGATTTGAAGAATGGTGATGTTCAGTTAGTAGAGGCAGTAGTGTCACATCAATCCTCCTTGTTATCTAAGTCCATTAAGCAGTCACAATTTCGTTCAAGGTTTGATGCTGGTGTTTTAGCCGTACACCGAAATAATGAACGGATCAAAAGTAAAATAGGAGATATTGTCTTAAAGCCTGGTGACGTTTTATTATTACTAACCGGCTCAGATTTTATACGAACGTATCAACAATCAAATGACTTTTATGTTGTATCCTCGATGGAAACGCCGAATCATTTAAATGAGAATCGTAAAAAAGGCTGGTTTTCTTTAATTGTCCTTATTACCATGATTCTAGCAGTAACATTAAATGTGTTATCGATGTTTAAGGCCATGCTTTTAGCTGTATTCATTTTTATCATTACCAAAATTATCAGTCCAGAGGAAGCAAAGAAAAAAATACAGTTTCATGTGTTGCTATTAATTGCTAGTGCCTTTGGTGTAGGAACGGCGATGACCAAAACAGGACTTGCATCATGGATGGCAAATGGACTTTTAGAAATAGGTGAACCACTTGGCATTATTGCGATATTAATCGCTGTATATATTTTGACCAACATTTTCACAGAGTTGATTACAAATAGTGCAGCAGCCGTGTTAATGTTGCCTATCGGTATCGAGATGGCAGAGGTGCTGTCCTTAGATTATATGGGATTCGCCGTGACGATCGCTATTGCAGCTTCTGCAAGTTTTATTACACCAATTGGCTATCAGACCAACTTAATTGTGTATGGTCCTGGTGGATATACCTTTAGTGATTATATCAAGGTTGGAACCCCGTTAAGTATCATCGTGATGCTGATAACCGTAACCATCGTGAATGTGGTATGGTTTTAA
- a CDS encoding glycosyltransferase family 2 protein, producing MKNGDMMHFTVVIPLYNKEKAIKRAIDSVLNQTYKNFEIIVIDDGSTDFSVEKIRSINNSKIKVIQQKNAGVSAARNKGIYNANFDYIAFLDADDAWKPEFLETINKLINMYPKNGAYATSYEFVKSNGAVDPSNENNSFDLNWEGIVGSYFKESIKTPLISASSVVIPKEVFNKVGYFPLGITRGEDLDMWCRIALKYKIVFSNKSLARYYKDAENMATRKEIEYNKSFMSYAEEVLIKERNKGNTSIYFEEYMISRLISKARFLISINKRKEARELLYRYRTTKYNKKILFKTYILSFRPIYAAYNRRKGLK from the coding sequence TTGAAAAATGGTGATATGATGCATTTCACAGTAGTGATTCCACTGTATAATAAAGAAAAGGCTATCAAAAGAGCTATTGATTCCGTTCTAAATCAGACTTACAAGAATTTTGAAATTATTGTAATAGATGATGGCTCAACTGATTTTAGTGTAGAGAAAATTAGAAGTATTAATAATTCTAAAATAAAAGTGATTCAGCAAAAAAATGCAGGTGTATCAGCAGCCAGAAATAAAGGGATATATAACGCGAATTTCGATTATATCGCTTTTTTAGATGCAGACGATGCATGGAAGCCAGAATTTTTAGAGACAATTAATAAACTTATTAACATGTATCCAAAGAATGGAGCATACGCTACTTCCTATGAGTTTGTAAAAAGTAACGGGGCAGTCGATCCATCTAATGAGAATAATAGTTTTGATCTAAATTGGGAAGGAATAGTTGGAAGTTACTTTAAAGAGTCCATTAAAACTCCGTTGATTTCAGCGTCTTCCGTGGTAATACCTAAGGAGGTTTTTAATAAAGTAGGTTACTTTCCATTGGGTATTACCAGAGGTGAAGATTTAGACATGTGGTGTAGAATTGCTTTAAAATATAAAATAGTTTTCTCAAATAAATCGCTCGCTAGATACTATAAAGATGCAGAAAATATGGCAACACGAAAGGAAATAGAATACAATAAATCCTTTATGAGTTACGCAGAAGAAGTTCTTATTAAAGAACGAAATAAAGGAAATACCTCTATCTATTTTGAAGAGTATATGATAAGTAGGTTGATTTCCAAAGCAAGGTTTTTGATTTCCATAAATAAACGCAAGGAAGCTAGAGAACTTCTATATAGGTATAGAACAACTAAATACAATAAGAAAATTCTATTTAAAACTTATATTTTAAGCTTCCGACCGATTTATGCTGCCTATAATCGTCGAAAAGGTCTTAAATAA
- a CDS encoding aspartyl-phosphate phosphatase Spo0E family protein, which yields MNKGKEIEIYLLSERIEKMRHELLKIGSQEGLTAPSTLRHSRLLDEEIKAYQKMKC from the coding sequence ATGAATAAGGGAAAAGAGATAGAAATTTATTTGCTATCAGAACGAATTGAAAAGATGCGTCATGAATTATTAAAAATTGGATCTCAAGAGGGATTAACTGCTCCCTCTACTTTAAGACATAGCAGATTATTAGATGAAGAAATAAAAGCTTATCAGAAAATGAAGTGTTGA
- a CDS encoding helix-turn-helix domain-containing protein produces MKKVEIALNELLHQYNLSLNQLHLLTGIRRAALSELANGKRQRIQLDHIEKIANALDINDINKIITIKDENKEY; encoded by the coding sequence TTGAAAAAAGTAGAAATTGCACTTAACGAATTATTGCATCAATACAACCTCAGCTTAAATCAACTGCACCTTTTAACTGGTATAAGAAGAGCAGCATTAAGTGAGTTAGCAAATGGTAAAAGACAGAGGATTCAATTAGACCATATAGAAAAAATTGCAAATGCTCTTGATATTAATGATATTAACAAAATTATAACGATTAAAGATGAAAATAAAGAATACTAA
- the cysQ gene encoding 3'(2'),5'-bisphosphate nucleotidase CysQ: MHTYINDLFKICLDAGKEIRDVYQQDFEVEVKKDDSPLTIADKRSHNVIAEGLNKIDSTIPVLSEEGREIPFEERKKWEQFWLVDPLDGTKEFIKKNGEFTVNIALIDGHYPILGVIYAPALDTFYFGVKGEGAYKLTNASQVNVANEEELVNQSIRLPEVNESEVINVVASRSHMSKETEEFIDQLDGEAEVVSSGSSLKFCLVAEGKADYYPRYAPTMEWDTGAGQAIVEAAGGSVTRHEDDERFYYNRENLLNGWFLVSRVEE; encoded by the coding sequence ATGCATACATATATCAATGATTTATTCAAAATTTGCTTAGATGCAGGTAAAGAAATAAGGGATGTCTATCAACAAGACTTTGAGGTGGAAGTAAAGAAGGATGACTCACCTTTAACGATTGCGGATAAAAGATCCCATAACGTAATTGCAGAAGGTCTAAATAAGATAGATTCTACAATACCTGTGTTAAGTGAAGAAGGCAGGGAAATCCCATTTGAAGAGCGCAAGAAATGGGAGCAATTTTGGTTAGTGGATCCTTTAGACGGAACGAAAGAATTTATTAAGAAAAATGGTGAATTCACGGTGAACATCGCACTAATTGATGGGCACTATCCAATCCTTGGCGTTATTTACGCTCCAGCATTAGATACTTTCTATTTCGGTGTAAAGGGTGAAGGTGCTTATAAGTTAACCAATGCTTCTCAAGTAAATGTAGCGAATGAAGAAGAGTTAGTTAATCAAAGTATTCGGTTACCTGAAGTGAATGAGTCTGAGGTTATTAATGTGGTTGCTAGTCGTTCTCATATGTCGAAAGAAACGGAAGAGTTTATTGATCAACTAGATGGAGAAGCAGAGGTTGTTTCATCAGGAAGCTCGTTAAAGTTTTGTTTAGTAGCAGAAGGAAAAGCAGACTACTATCCACGATATGCACCAACGATGGAATGGGATACAGGTGCAGGTCAAGCCATTGTTGAAGCAGCGGGTGGATCTGTTACTCGACATGAAGATGATGAGCGGTTTTATTATAATAGAGAGAATCTATTGAATGGTTGGTTTTTAGTTAGTAGGGTAGAGGAATAA
- a CDS encoding flippase, whose protein sequence is MNKLKNSQLAKVLSGSFIIKITGTFLTFLVSIILARTLGVENYGHYAYAISIISILSVPTTLGLPNVIVRFSASYKTKSEWNFLKGLINLTNKSVLLIAIFIMFFSFLISWYFVGDNDSIAYNTFLISLLLLPLMALNSLRAAALRGINRVIIGQLPEHIILPFVFISFSLIATIFFEEINSIEAMFLRVLSVLIAFLIGAALLYNNLLINIKSKKPKYEIKKWVHSALPLLFVGGMMLINNKLDIIMLGAIRSSIEVGIYQVVINAATLIVFALSAVNSVMAPQFSKLFIKEEKCKLQRIVTLSNRVAFAFALPVSLIFIIFGSWILHFIYGADFARGGIALAILSLGQLVSAAFGSVGNLLNMTGNEKFSAFGVVISAICNIILNSLLIPVWGINGAAIATSVSLMLWNALLAFWVYKKVKIYPSIVGNGFKLFKRRL, encoded by the coding sequence ATGAACAAATTAAAAAACTCTCAACTAGCAAAAGTATTGTCTGGAAGTTTTATTATTAAAATAACAGGAACTTTCCTTACTTTTCTTGTCAGTATAATACTAGCACGCACATTGGGAGTTGAAAACTATGGTCATTATGCATATGCAATTTCTATTATTAGTATATTAAGCGTACCAACAACTTTAGGTTTACCAAATGTCATTGTTAGATTTAGCGCCTCATATAAAACTAAATCAGAATGGAATTTTTTAAAAGGTTTAATTAATTTAACAAATAAAAGTGTCTTGTTAATAGCAATATTTATTATGTTTTTTTCGTTTCTCATTAGTTGGTACTTTGTAGGTGATAATGATTCAATTGCTTATAATACTTTTCTAATATCGTTATTATTATTACCCTTAATGGCATTAAATTCGTTAAGAGCAGCTGCCTTAAGAGGTATAAATAGAGTAATAATTGGGCAGTTGCCAGAACATATAATTCTACCATTTGTATTTATTTCTTTTTCACTAATTGCCACTATTTTTTTTGAAGAAATAAATTCAATTGAAGCCATGTTTTTAAGAGTTCTATCAGTACTTATAGCTTTTTTAATTGGTGCTGCTTTACTATATAATAATTTACTAATCAACATTAAAAGTAAAAAACCAAAATATGAAATTAAAAAATGGGTTCATAGTGCGTTACCTTTATTATTTGTTGGTGGAATGATGTTAATTAATAATAAACTTGATATTATTATGTTAGGTGCAATTCGCTCTTCAATAGAAGTAGGAATCTACCAAGTTGTTATAAATGCAGCAACATTAATAGTTTTTGCACTTTCAGCGGTTAATTCAGTCATGGCGCCACAATTTTCGAAATTGTTTATCAAAGAGGAAAAGTGTAAACTTCAAAGAATTGTAACCTTGAGTAATAGAGTAGCATTTGCTTTCGCTCTCCCTGTTTCATTAATATTTATAATTTTCGGTAGTTGGATTCTGCATTTTATTTATGGTGCTGATTTTGCAAGAGGTGGAATAGCATTAGCTATTTTGAGTCTAGGTCAATTAGTAAGTGCTGCATTTGGGTCAGTGGGTAACTTATTAAATATGACAGGTAATGAAAAATTCAGCGCATTTGGAGTAGTTATTTCTGCGATATGTAATATTATATTAAATTCACTATTAATTCCGGTATGGGGAATTAATGGGGCTGCAATAGCAACATCAGTAAGCTTAATGTTATGGAATGCATTACTAGCATTTTGGGTTTATAAAAAAGTTAAAATATACCCTTCTATAGTCGGAAATGGCTTTAAGTTATTTAAAAGAAGGCTGTAA
- a CDS encoding polysaccharide pyruvyl transferase family protein: MKKVMIYAYSNLNLGDDLFIKLLCERYTNTQFLLYAPKGYKKLFEDLQNISIFPSDTLLVKVGNFIFRVLKVNRPFLRTKIAKKCDAAVNIGGSIFMQVNNWKNQFENKEGMQIKNKPFYLLGANFGPFIDSEYFLAYKNLFSKYTDICFRDSYSYELFKDLPNVRLADDIVFQLKEDLKIKEEKNNVVISVIRPSVRKQLENYDEIYYKKIKDTIIYLNEKGYYVTLMSFCEKEGDKEAVEEILELLPDRNKIKVKKHYYKYNIKEALQTIANSKFVVATRFHAMILGWVFNKPVFPIVYSQKMTNVMKDVGFDGLYTDFNQLENLDVADVYKGMQLNLIDVSKQAKKSEQHFMQLDKYLLE; the protein is encoded by the coding sequence ATGAAGAAAGTCATGATTTATGCTTATTCAAATTTGAATTTAGGAGATGACTTATTTATAAAGCTACTATGTGAAAGATACACTAATACTCAGTTTTTATTATATGCTCCAAAAGGTTATAAGAAACTTTTTGAAGATCTACAAAATATTAGTATATTCCCTAGTGACACATTGTTAGTCAAGGTAGGTAATTTTATTTTTAGAGTACTTAAAGTAAATAGGCCTTTTTTACGTACAAAAATTGCAAAAAAGTGTGATGCTGCCGTAAATATAGGAGGTTCTATTTTTATGCAAGTTAATAATTGGAAAAATCAATTTGAAAATAAAGAAGGTATGCAAATTAAAAATAAACCTTTTTATTTATTAGGAGCCAACTTTGGGCCATTTATTGATAGTGAATATTTTCTAGCATATAAAAATTTATTTTCCAAGTATACAGATATTTGCTTTAGAGATAGTTATTCATATGAATTATTTAAAGATCTTCCTAATGTAAGGTTAGCAGATGATATTGTTTTTCAATTAAAAGAGGATTTAAAGATAAAAGAAGAAAAAAATAATGTTGTTATTTCTGTAATTAGGCCATCGGTTAGAAAGCAGTTAGAGAATTATGATGAAATTTATTATAAAAAGATCAAGGACACTATTATTTATTTAAATGAAAAGGGATATTATGTTACACTTATGTCATTTTGTGAAAAGGAAGGTGACAAAGAAGCTGTTGAAGAGATTTTAGAATTATTACCTGATAGAAATAAAATAAAGGTTAAGAAACATTATTACAAATATAATATAAAAGAAGCATTACAAACGATTGCAAATTCTAAATTTGTTGTTGCAACAAGATTTCATGCTATGATTCTAGGGTGGGTGTTTAATAAGCCTGTATTTCCTATCGTTTATAGCCAAAAGATGACAAACGTAATGAAGGATGTGGGCTTTGATGGTTTATATACCGATTTTAATCAACTTGAAAATTTAGATGTTGCTGATGTATATAAGGGTATGCAATTAAATTTAATTGATGTTTCAAAACAAGCTAAAAAATCAGAACAACATTTTATGCAATTAGATAAATATTTATTAGAATGA
- the cysC gene encoding adenylyl-sulfate kinase, with protein MKGLLKFITCGSVDDGKSTLIGHMLYDAKLLFADQEKALELDSKVGSRGGEIDYSLLLDGLMAEREQGITIDVAYRYFTTDNRSFIVADTPGHEEYTRNMAVGASFADLAVILVDATKGVISQTKRHARICALMGIKHIVLAVNKMDLVGYDQKRFEEIKKDFQQMTYGFNLESIQVIPVSATEGDNITKKSDHTLWYDGKALLPYLEDIEVVDDAAEQEFVMPVQRVSRPNHTFRGFQGQIEAGNIKEGDEIISLPSQERAKVKSILVTEYEASEASAGQPVTVQLDREVDVSRGCVLTSSENIQVTDMFSASILWMDDAELVEGRNYLVKVGTKMLPGTVMSIKHKIDINTGKEIPADKIFKNELVECDISLSENMVFDKFENNEALGGLILIDRVTNMTSACGVIEHALRRSTNVVWQETDISREVRAQQKGQKPLTLWFTGLSGSGKSTLANEVEKRLVATGHHTMLLDGDNVRHGLNKNLGFKEQDRVENIRRIAEVGKLMNDAGLVAITSFISPYESDRQNAREIIGDSYIEIFVSTPLEVCEQRDVKGLYKKARLGEIPNFTGISSPYEQPKNPEIEIDTSEYSLEEATDYVVKEIMKFLD; from the coding sequence ATGAAGGGTTTATTGAAGTTTATTACATGTGGTAGCGTCGATGACGGAAAATCAACTTTGATTGGTCATATGCTGTATGATGCTAAACTATTATTTGCGGATCAGGAAAAAGCCTTAGAACTAGATTCAAAGGTAGGTAGCCGTGGTGGAGAAATAGATTATTCTCTTTTACTTGACGGTTTAATGGCTGAACGGGAACAAGGGATTACCATAGATGTAGCTTATCGTTATTTTACAACAGACAATCGTTCATTCATTGTTGCCGATACTCCTGGGCATGAGGAATATACGCGTAATATGGCAGTTGGGGCGTCCTTCGCTGATTTAGCTGTAATCTTGGTGGATGCAACAAAAGGTGTCATTAGCCAAACAAAACGCCATGCACGTATTTGTGCATTAATGGGAATTAAACATATTGTCCTTGCTGTTAATAAAATGGATTTAGTAGGCTATGATCAAAAACGTTTTGAAGAGATTAAAAAAGACTTTCAACAAATGACTTATGGTTTTAATTTGGAAAGTATTCAAGTGATCCCTGTATCTGCAACAGAAGGCGATAATATTACTAAAAAATCAGACCATACGCTTTGGTATGACGGAAAAGCATTATTGCCCTATTTAGAAGATATCGAAGTAGTTGACGATGCTGCTGAACAGGAATTTGTTATGCCAGTGCAGCGTGTAAGTCGTCCAAATCATACATTTAGAGGTTTCCAGGGACAAATAGAAGCTGGTAATATTAAAGAAGGCGATGAGATCATTTCACTTCCAAGTCAGGAAAGAGCAAAAGTGAAAAGCATACTTGTTACAGAATATGAAGCTTCAGAAGCAAGTGCTGGTCAGCCTGTAACGGTTCAATTGGATCGTGAAGTCGATGTTTCTAGAGGATGTGTCTTAACCTCTTCAGAGAATATTCAGGTTACTGATATGTTTTCTGCTTCTATTCTTTGGATGGATGACGCGGAATTAGTAGAAGGTAGAAACTACTTGGTTAAAGTCGGAACCAAAATGTTGCCAGGGACTGTGATGTCGATTAAACATAAAATTGATATTAACACAGGTAAAGAGATTCCAGCTGATAAAATCTTTAAAAATGAACTGGTAGAATGTGATATTTCTTTATCAGAGAATATGGTCTTCGATAAATTTGAAAATAATGAAGCATTAGGTGGGCTTATTTTAATTGATCGGGTTACCAATATGACTTCTGCATGTGGTGTGATTGAACATGCCTTACGTCGTTCTACTAATGTGGTTTGGCAGGAAACAGATATTTCAAGAGAAGTACGCGCTCAACAAAAAGGGCAAAAACCATTAACACTATGGTTTACAGGACTTTCAGGATCTGGGAAGTCAACTCTTGCTAATGAAGTGGAAAAACGCCTTGTAGCAACAGGGCATCATACGATGTTATTAGATGGGGATAATGTTCGCCATGGTTTGAATAAAAACCTTGGCTTTAAAGAACAGGATCGTGTCGAGAATATTCGTCGTATTGCGGAAGTTGGTAAATTAATGAATGATGCCGGCCTTGTTGCAATAACCTCTTTCATTTCACCTTATGAAAGTGACAGACAAAATGCTCGTGAAATTATTGGGGATTCCTATATCGAGATTTTTGTAAGTACTCCACTTGAAGTATGTGAACAACGAGATGTAAAAGGGTTATACAAGAAAGCTCGTCTAGGTGAGATTCCAAACTTTACGGGTATTTCCAGTCCATATGAACAACCAAAAAATCCTGAGATTGAAATCGATACAAGTGAATATTCATTAGAAGAAGCTACAGATTATGTAGTCAAAGAAATAATGAAATTTTTGGACTAA
- a CDS encoding sigma-70 family RNA polymerase sigma factor — protein MRFEGMLKDCEKVIYHIMHKYQIRDVDGEFYQEGLIALWDAFQNYDPSKSKFSTYAYYGITRSFLNKIRKENRERDQFQRWFNQVTIEDLVVVDELEVDRPLLVDIQKALTDKQWCWFDKFVLKDQSVRKIAEEEGVTENAVKNWGKVARKKIQKVMVEKEYI, from the coding sequence ATGAGATTTGAGGGTATGTTGAAGGATTGTGAAAAGGTGATTTATCACATTATGCACAAATATCAAATTCGAGATGTCGATGGGGAATTTTATCAAGAAGGGTTAATTGCCTTGTGGGATGCTTTTCAAAACTATGATCCATCAAAATCAAAGTTTTCCACCTATGCTTATTATGGCATTACAAGAAGTTTCCTTAACAAAATTCGCAAAGAAAATCGCGAGCGTGATCAATTTCAGCGATGGTTTAATCAAGTTACAATAGAAGATTTGGTAGTGGTAGATGAGTTGGAAGTAGATAGGCCATTATTAGTAGATATTCAGAAGGCGTTGACTGATAAGCAGTGGTGTTGGTTTGATAAATTTGTGTTGAAAGATCAGTCTGTTAGAAAGATAGCGGAAGAAGAAGGAGTAACAGAAAATGCAGTGAAGAATTGGGGGAAGGTAGCTAGGAAGAAGATTCAGAAGGTTATGGTAGAGAAGGAATATATTTAA